A genomic stretch from Porphyromonadaceae bacterium W3.11 includes:
- a CDS encoding DNA topoisomerase 3, which translates to MTTCIIAEKPSVARDIARIVGATQKQNGYIEGNGYLVTWAIGHLITLAMPEVYGFKEYRADDLPILPNPHQLVVRQVCKDKEYHDDPSALKQLKAIRHCFTEADQIIVATDAGREGELIFRYIYSYLGCQKPFQRLWISSLTDKAINEGLSHLKPGSQYDNLYLSAKARSEADWCVGINASRAMSIARRGGYSLGRVQTPTLAMICSRYLTNRAFQSVPYWKLSTSINHPDLTLQANSLEQYDNETAAESMLAQLRSHGSLTVTKVTRKVTETPPPLLYDLTALQKEVNSRHGFSADKTLSIAQSLYEKKVTTYPRTGSRYISEDLFEEIPKLIAKVLKQTLPIPLNRQSVDDSKVTDHHAIIPTGEESPMLSADEQTIYTMIAHRFVEAFLPPSQEERMQVEMTEGIHHFIWKGQRSVALGWKVVQRKRDDKRKESEEEELDKLPAILEGETLSLQSAELLKQATKPKPLYTEATLLSAMEHAGKEVEDTESKKALAECGIGTPATRANIIETLILRDFIRREKKSLIPTDKGLEVFELVKEMKIANAEMTGNWELSLAAIEAGALDIGEFEEGIKEYTRQICSELLALTVPTKQYPVYKCPKCGKESFAIYNKVAKCKDEACGFKVFRELCGTFLSDSNIQDLITKGKTPTLKGMTSKAGKKFNARLVLKEDFSAAFEFEVRAKKK; encoded by the coding sequence AACGGCTATATCGAGGGGAATGGCTATCTCGTCACTTGGGCTATTGGTCATCTTATCACCCTTGCTATGCCCGAAGTATATGGATTTAAGGAGTACCGAGCAGACGACCTGCCGATACTCCCCAATCCACACCAGTTGGTAGTGCGACAAGTCTGCAAGGACAAGGAGTACCACGATGACCCATCAGCCCTTAAGCAACTCAAGGCAATTCGTCATTGCTTTACAGAAGCAGACCAAATCATCGTTGCCACAGATGCGGGGCGAGAGGGCGAACTTATCTTCCGCTACATCTATAGCTACCTTGGTTGCCAAAAGCCCTTCCAAAGACTTTGGATCTCCTCGCTTACAGATAAAGCTATCAATGAGGGACTTAGTCATCTAAAGCCAGGCTCTCAGTACGACAACCTCTACCTCTCCGCTAAAGCGAGGAGCGAAGCCGACTGGTGCGTAGGTATAAATGCCAGCAGAGCCATGTCTATTGCAAGGCGTGGCGGTTACTCTCTCGGGCGAGTTCAGACACCCACCTTGGCGATGATATGCTCTCGCTACCTCACGAATAGAGCGTTTCAGTCAGTGCCTTACTGGAAGCTATCCACTTCCATCAACCACCCCGACCTCACGCTCCAAGCCAACTCTCTGGAGCAATATGATAATGAAACGGCAGCCGAGAGTATGCTCGCACAGCTCCGCTCTCACGGCTCGCTTACGGTCACTAAGGTCACAAGAAAGGTGACGGAGACACCGCCACCTCTCTTGTACGACCTGACCGCACTCCAAAAGGAAGTCAATAGTCGCCACGGTTTCTCTGCCGACAAGACCTTGTCTATCGCTCAGAGCCTCTACGAGAAGAAGGTAACCACATATCCACGCACGGGTAGTCGCTATATCTCGGAGGATCTCTTTGAGGAAATCCCGAAGCTCATCGCCAAGGTGCTGAAGCAGACGCTTCCTATCCCTCTCAATCGCCAATCTGTGGACGATAGCAAGGTGACTGACCACCACGCTATCATCCCGACCGGCGAGGAGTCCCCGATGCTCTCCGCGGATGAGCAAACCATCTACACGATGATTGCCCATCGCTTTGTCGAGGCATTCCTGCCACCCTCCCAGGAGGAGCGAATGCAGGTAGAGATGACAGAGGGCATACATCATTTCATCTGGAAAGGTCAGCGATCAGTTGCCCTTGGCTGGAAGGTAGTACAACGTAAGAGGGACGATAAAAGGAAAGAGAGTGAAGAAGAAGAGTTGGATAAGCTCCCAGCTATCTTGGAGGGCGAAACTCTATCCCTACAGAGTGCCGAGCTACTGAAGCAAGCCACCAAACCAAAGCCACTCTACACAGAGGCGACCCTGCTTTCAGCAATGGAACATGCTGGTAAAGAGGTCGAGGACACGGAGAGTAAGAAAGCTCTTGCGGAATGTGGTATCGGCACACCAGCAACAAGAGCCAATATCATTGAGACCCTTATCCTTAGAGATTTCATCCGTAGGGAGAAGAAGTCTCTCATCCCTACCGACAAGGGACTTGAGGTATTTGAGTTGGTGAAAGAGATGAAGATCGCCAATGCAGAGATGACAGGCAATTGGGAGCTCTCTCTTGCTGCTATTGAAGCAGGAGCTTTAGATATTGGAGAGTTCGAGGAGGGTATCAAGGAGTACACTCGCCAAATATGTAGTGAGTTATTGGCACTGACTGTACCTACCAAGCAGTACCCAGTTTACAAGTGTCCCAAGTGTGGTAAGGAGAGCTTTGCTATTTACAATAAGGTGGCGAAGTGCAAAGATGAAGCTTGTGGCTTCAAAGTCTTTCGTGAACTCTGTGGTACTTTCCTCTCGGATAGCAATATCCAAGACCTCATCACTAAGGGCAAAACACCCACCCTCAAAGGAATGACCAGTAAGGCTGGTAAGAAATTCAATGCCCGATTAGTGCTAAAAGAGGACTTCTCCGCCGCTTTTGAGTTTGAGGTGAGAGCCAAGAAAAAGTAG